ACTTCGCCTGTGTAGTTGGCGCCCCAGCCATAGGTCTCTCCGTCATCGGTGAGAGCGAGAACATGGCTTGTACCTGCGCTGATTTTGACAAATTTTGCGTTGGTCGCTGGCGGTGCTTTGGGGGGAGTGATGGTGGCCAGGTTATCTTGGTTGGCGGGGCCTTTGGTGGGGTTGAGGGTGAATCCGTTTACTGTTTCGGAGGTGTAGTCAATAGAGCGTAAGAGGGGGTTTGTGTTGCCTTGCGGTGTTGGGCCAGCGGTGGCCGACTTGGCTAGGCTAAGTCCCCCCCCCCAGGACAATGAGAGTAAGTGCGAGCAATGTTGCACTGGTTGCACGAAAACTGCGCATTGGTGAAAGCTCCTCAACCAAAATGTTAAGCGTAAGCTACGGCCCACCGCCGTACTTTGCTGGATTCCCTTTACCGTCCGGACCAGGTCCCCCAACCCTTAAGTCCACGAACACAAACTTCACACAAGTATAGCAGCAGGGGGGTGTTGCAATGTTCCAGCGGCTACGTTGACCTTGCACACACTTGCAAACTCGACAGACATATAGGACCTGTACCATCGCGCCTTACTGTATTTCAAAGCGACGGATGAATGGGACGAGCAGTCTGTTTCTGGGTGTGTGCCAGGCGGGCTGCTGCCGGGAGCGGAAAAGTTGCGGGGCGGTGCCACAATGGGGGGTATGGGAAAAAGCTTGAATAAGGCGGCCATGGTTGTCGTCACTTATAAGCGCCAGGAACTGCTGGCGGGATTGTTTGATTCGATTCTGCAGCTCACGCAAGCGCCCTGGCGGATTGTGGTAGTGGACAACGAGAACTCGGCCGACACGCAGGCTATGGTTCAGCAGTTTTCTGAGCGCGTGACCGGGCGCTGGGGCAAGACCATTATCGACGGCTCCGGCCAGCAGGAGCGCGTGGTGTACTGCCCGCAGGATCACAACAGCGGGGGAGCGGGCGGCTTCTCGGCAGGAGTAAAGAAGGCCTACGACCTGGGTGCCAACTGGTTCTGGGTCATGGACGACGACGTGGCCGTGGAGCCTAAGGGCTTGGACCTGCTGACCAAGTGGACCGACCGCTACCAGGTGATTCAGGGCTCGCGCCTGGACTACGACGGCGGCCCCTTCTACTGGCAGTACCATTTCCTGACTTCGCTGGGCATACCAGACCCCATCGCGCCTTCAGCTTTCGGGCCTTCGGGGCGCAAGACCATGAATACCATGTGCTTCGAGGGCGCCTTCTTCTCCCGGCAGATTGTGGAGAAAATCGGCCTGCCCGACCCGCGCTTCTTCATCTACTGGGACGACACCATCTACGGTTATTTGGCTTCCAAGGTGACGCAGCCGGTCATCGTCTCCGACGTGGTCATGCGCCGCACCCGCGAGATCGGCAACTGGGATATTGCCGGCCTGCGCCAGCTCAACTCCACGTCCGACATGAACCGCTACCACATTATGCGCAACCGCGGCTACATGGCCCGCTACTTCATGGTCCACGGCGACTACCGGCCAGCCCTCTTCGCTCTGGGCACCCTGGCCACCGCCGCCAAGGAGCTGATTCGCCTGGTAGCCGTGGACCGCAAGCACATCTTCTCTGGCATCCCTCAGCTCTTCCGGGGCTGGGTGGACTCCCGCCAGCTCATGCACGACCCAGCTTGGAAGCCCATGCAGCCGCTTAAGTGAGCCCAGCAGCTGTATTTGGCCTGTATGCAGAACGCTCTGGTTGACTACCTACCTACTTGGAGGGCAGCAACCAGAGCGTTCTGCATGTCGCGCAATACTTATGCCTTTGAGTCGAGGGTACGCGAGGGTCGCGCGAGGGGGAGCTCAGGCCAGCCCGCGCTCAAAGTACTCAGTGGAGGCAATCGGTCCGTCGACGCTAAAGGAACCCGCTTCGTAGACCAGGCGCGTCACTGAGTTGTTGTGGAAGGCAGGCATGGGCACATGCTCGCGCTGGAGGGTGAGTAGGAAGAGCTCAATGGCCGAGCCCGAGCTGACGACCAGTACATTGCCGCCGCCATCGCAGGAAGTCTGCACGCCAATCTCTTGCAGGGCCTTCTTCATGCGCTGGGCCACCTGCTGACTGCTCTCGGCCCGGTCTTTCAAGTCCAGCAGGGTGTGAAGGGCGTTATCTTGGTCAAGCTCGCAAATCCTGTCTTGCAGCTGGGCCACGGCATCCCAGCCCAACTCGTCGTGGACTTGGGCCAGGCGGGAGAAGTGGTTGCCGCCGAAGAGGGAGCCCATGAGTTCGGCGGACACATAACCCTCGTAGGATCCAAAGTTGGCTTCGCGCAGGTCTGGGTTAATCTGGACCTCCACCTGCTCGTTGCCAGAGTAGTCCAGGGCGTTACGGGCCGTCTGGTACTGTCGGGTTAAGCTGCCAGCGTAGGCCGCAGTGAAGTGGATGCCCTTGAGTCCGCGCCCGAGCTGCTTGGTGCCTTCTACGCCCTGCTGAGTCAGGGGAAAATCGGACCAGCCCTGCATAAGGTGCATGACGTTGGCCGTGGTTTCGCCGTGGCGGGTCAGGTAGATCGTAACTGGTGAAATATTGTCATTGCGTTCTGTCATATGGCCATTTTCTCCTTTTGCGGCGACGAATGCAAAAGTCCGACGTGCATCTTGACCTCCTGGTGCGGTACAATGCGTATCGTACCGGTTCGATACTCTGAGCTAAGCAAAGGAGCAGTAGATGATTGAGACAGCCCAGGCGTTCGGTGTAGACATTGGTGGCTCAGGCATTAAAGCTGCCCCCGTAGATTTGGTCGCCGGAGATTTTGCCGAGCCGCGTAAGAAAATTTTGACGCCAGAGCACTCCACACCTGAAGCGGTAGGCAAGGTTGTGCACCAGCTACTAGACATGTTCGA
This window of the Bombiscardovia nodaiensis genome carries:
- a CDS encoding glycosyl transferase, whose translation is MGKSLNKAAMVVVTYKRQELLAGLFDSILQLTQAPWRIVVVDNENSADTQAMVQQFSERVTGRWGKTIIDGSGQQERVVYCPQDHNSGGAGGFSAGVKKAYDLGANWFWVMDDDVAVEPKGLDLLTKWTDRYQVIQGSRLDYDGGPFYWQYHFLTSLGIPDPIAPSAFGPSGRKTMNTMCFEGAFFSRQIVEKIGLPDPRFFIYWDDTIYGYLASKVTQPVIVSDVVMRRTREIGNWDIAGLRQLNSTSDMNRYHIMRNRGYMARYFMVHGDYRPALFALGTLATAAKELIRLVAVDRKHIFSGIPQLFRGWVDSRQLMHDPAWKPMQPLK
- a CDS encoding phosphoglycerate mutase is translated as MTERNDNISPVTIYLTRHGETTANVMHLMQGWSDFPLTQQGVEGTKQLGRGLKGIHFTAAYAGSLTRQYQTARNALDYSGNEQVEVQINPDLREANFGSYEGYVSAELMGSLFGGNHFSRLAQVHDELGWDAVAQLQDRICELDQDNALHTLLDLKDRAESSQQVAQRMKKALQEIGVQTSCDGGGNVLVVSSGSAIELFLLTLQREHVPMPAFHNNSVTRLVYEAGSFSVDGPIASTEYFERGLA